One stretch of Xiphophorus hellerii strain 12219 chromosome 21, Xiphophorus_hellerii-4.1, whole genome shotgun sequence DNA includes these proteins:
- the arhgap28 gene encoding rho GTPase-activating protein 28 isoform X1 yields the protein MSSRTERRMLSPHSATSPPTSSSSPSTVTSDSRHVAMETYWREVQSIEEEQEGEEEEEVEEERKSMDEAELEEAWLTEAGLSSLVVGSSSAETPPVVEAVLSTLTRQQAATVRKRLDNYNETLRKRNRQPIRDVRDVFTEPEADSTDHSPFPTQQHPEPPPRRYHTTTKTIRRSTNRGRSTLPVFVFEDQLPEDPSSPAPTPSPSSAVSRLRCADWLLRDTPYSEGVAEHKRGETCRDCVRFHGDESSELQFAPASPSHGLTCTDDLSSRDLTRLGFIAHIELSTFLLALGVQSKRSRPPHRRTRDSGVFGVSLNSLLDNDRKRFPGVKVPVFFQKLLGVLEQSGLQTEGILRVPGSAARLKFLRRELDRCWSAFDWTDVRPVDAGGLLKLFIRELPTPLLTHTHLSTFCSVLGVSSEAHQVQALQLLLLLLPEAHRNTLRALLLFLRKVVSHQDHNRMSLWNVSMVMAPNLFTRHNHRNKRSITKQKEEMEEAMGGARLIGLMIRHQDLLWTLPRFLLAQVRQMNQASSQRQFNLSRTTSRLLRRKNDKNDRNLVGELSEGVIRVHAPLHTKVSMAIQLDEQTTARDVTTRFQSESSPAQHLYEVGGNIYERRLQPDCCLLDVYRVNPRCDWLIKP from the exons ATGAGCAGCCGGACCGAGCGGAG GATGTTGTCACCTCATTCTGCTACCTCACCCCCCACCTCCTCAAGCTCCCCTAGCACAGTGACCTCTGACTCCAGAcatgttgccatggagacctACTGGAGAGAGGTACAGAGCAtcgaagaggagcaggagggggaagaagaggaagaggtagaagaggagaggaagagcatGGATG agGCGGAGCTGGAGGAGGCATGGCTGACGGAGGCGGGGCTTTCCTCCCTGGTCGTGGGCTCTTCATCAGCAGAGACGCCACCTGTGGTGGAGGCAGTGCTGTCCACGTTGACACGGCAACAAGCCGCTACAGTGAGGAAGAGGCTGGACAACTACAATGAGACGCTGAGGAAAAGGAAccggcagccaatcagagacgTGCGTGACGTCTTCACTGAG CCTGAGGCTGACTCTACAGACCACAGCCCGTTCCCGACCCAACAGCACCCAGAGCCGCCTCCACGGCGGTACCACACCACAACCAAGACCATCCGCCGCAGCACAAACAGAG GGCGGTCCACTCTTCCCGTGTTTGTTTTTGAGGACCAGCTCCCTGAAGACCCGTCCTCCCCCGCGCCCACTCCCTCCCCCTCCTCGGCGGTGAGTCGACTGAGATGTGCCGATTGGCTGCTGCGCGACACTCCATACTCAGAGGGCGTGGCGGAGCACAAACGGGGAGAGACATGCAGGGATTGCGTCCGTTTCCATGGCGATGAGAGCAGTGAGCTGCAG TTTGCCCCCGCCTCTCCGTCACACGGTCTCACCTGTACAGACGACCTGTCGTCACGCGACCTCACACGCCTCGGCTTCATCGCTCACATCGAACTCTCCACCTTCCTGCTGGCTCTGGGAGTCCAAAGCAAACGCAGCCGGCCGCCGCACCGCAGGACTCGGg ACAGCGGCGTGTTCGGCGTCTCGCTGAACTCTCTGCTGGACAACGACAGGAAGAGGTTTCCTGGAGTCAAAGTGCCTGTCTTCTTCCAGAAG TTGTTGGGCGTCTTGGAGCAGAGCGGTCTGCAGACTGAAGGAATCCTTCGAGTTCCAGGATCAGCTGCCAGACTGAAG TTCTTGAGAAGGGAGCTGGATCGGTGCTGGAGTGCCTTTGACTGGACCGACGTGCGGCCGGTGGACGCCGGCGGACTGCTGAAACTCTTCATCAGAGAGCTGCCGACGCCgttgctgacacacacacacctgtccaCCTTCTGCTCTGTCCTGG GCGTGTCCTCTGAGGCCCACCAGGTCCaggctctgcagctcctcctcctgctccttccTGAAGCTCACAGAAACACGCTGAGG GCCCTACTTCTCTTCCTCCGGAAGGTGGTCTCTCATCAGGACCACAACCGGATGTCTCTGTGGAACGTCTCCATGGTGATGGCTCCCAACTTGTTCACTCGCCATAACCATAGAAACAAGCGCTCCATCACCAAGCagaaggaggagatggaggaggcGATGGGCGGAGCACGGCTGATCGGACTCATGATCCGGCACCAGGACCTGCTGTGGACC CTCCCGAGGTTTCTCCTGGCCCAGGTGAGACAGATGAACCAGGCGTCCAGTCAGAGACAGTTCAACCTGAGCAGGACAACGTCCCGACTGCTGAGGAGGAAGAATGACAAGAACGACAGGAACCTG GTCGGCGAGCTGTCTGAAGGGGTCATCCGGGTTCACGCGCCGCTGCACACCAAGGTTTCCATGGCGATCCAACTCGACGAACAGACGACCGCCAGAGACGTGACGACCCGCTTCCAGTCCGAGTCCAG CCCCGCCCAACACCTGTACGAGGTCGGAGGAAACATCT ATGAGCGCCGCCTGCAGCCGGACTGCTGCCTGCTGGACGTCTACAGGGTCAACCCtcgctgtgattggctgatcaaGCCCTGA
- the arhgap28 gene encoding rho GTPase-activating protein 28 isoform X2, with amino-acid sequence MSSRTERRMLSPHSATSPPTSSSSPSTVTSDSRHVAMETYWREVQSIEEEQEGEEEEEVEEERKSMDEAELEEAWLTEAGLSSLVVGSSSAETPPVVEAVLSTLTRQQAATVRKRLDNYNETLRKRNRQPIRDVRDVFTEPEADSTDHSPFPTQQHPEPPPRRYHTTTKTIRRSTNRGRSTLPVFVFEDQLPEDPSSPAPTPSPSSAVSRLRCADWLLRDTPYSEGVAEHKRGETCRDCVRFHGDESSELQFAPASPSHGLTCTDDLSSRDLTRLGFIAHIELSTFLLALGVQSKRSRPPHRRTRDSGVFGVSLNSLLDNDRKRFPGVKVPVFFQKLLGVLEQSGLQTEGILRVPGSAARLKFLRRELDRCWSAFDWTDVRPVDAGGLLKLFIRELPTPLLTHTHLSTFCSVLGVSSEAHQVQALQLLLLLLPEAHRNTLRALLLFLRKVVSHQDHNRMSLWNVSMVMAPNLFTRHNHRNKRSITKQKEEMEEAMGGARLIGLMIRHQDLLWTLPRFLLAQVRQMNQASSQRQFNLSRTTSRLLRRKNDKNDRNLVGELSEGVIRVHAPLHTKVSMAIQLDEQTTARDVTTRFQSESSPAQHLYEVGGNICKYPDDIITFSCLRNTWTPVCLCLPVR; translated from the exons ATGAGCAGCCGGACCGAGCGGAG GATGTTGTCACCTCATTCTGCTACCTCACCCCCCACCTCCTCAAGCTCCCCTAGCACAGTGACCTCTGACTCCAGAcatgttgccatggagacctACTGGAGAGAGGTACAGAGCAtcgaagaggagcaggagggggaagaagaggaagaggtagaagaggagaggaagagcatGGATG agGCGGAGCTGGAGGAGGCATGGCTGACGGAGGCGGGGCTTTCCTCCCTGGTCGTGGGCTCTTCATCAGCAGAGACGCCACCTGTGGTGGAGGCAGTGCTGTCCACGTTGACACGGCAACAAGCCGCTACAGTGAGGAAGAGGCTGGACAACTACAATGAGACGCTGAGGAAAAGGAAccggcagccaatcagagacgTGCGTGACGTCTTCACTGAG CCTGAGGCTGACTCTACAGACCACAGCCCGTTCCCGACCCAACAGCACCCAGAGCCGCCTCCACGGCGGTACCACACCACAACCAAGACCATCCGCCGCAGCACAAACAGAG GGCGGTCCACTCTTCCCGTGTTTGTTTTTGAGGACCAGCTCCCTGAAGACCCGTCCTCCCCCGCGCCCACTCCCTCCCCCTCCTCGGCGGTGAGTCGACTGAGATGTGCCGATTGGCTGCTGCGCGACACTCCATACTCAGAGGGCGTGGCGGAGCACAAACGGGGAGAGACATGCAGGGATTGCGTCCGTTTCCATGGCGATGAGAGCAGTGAGCTGCAG TTTGCCCCCGCCTCTCCGTCACACGGTCTCACCTGTACAGACGACCTGTCGTCACGCGACCTCACACGCCTCGGCTTCATCGCTCACATCGAACTCTCCACCTTCCTGCTGGCTCTGGGAGTCCAAAGCAAACGCAGCCGGCCGCCGCACCGCAGGACTCGGg ACAGCGGCGTGTTCGGCGTCTCGCTGAACTCTCTGCTGGACAACGACAGGAAGAGGTTTCCTGGAGTCAAAGTGCCTGTCTTCTTCCAGAAG TTGTTGGGCGTCTTGGAGCAGAGCGGTCTGCAGACTGAAGGAATCCTTCGAGTTCCAGGATCAGCTGCCAGACTGAAG TTCTTGAGAAGGGAGCTGGATCGGTGCTGGAGTGCCTTTGACTGGACCGACGTGCGGCCGGTGGACGCCGGCGGACTGCTGAAACTCTTCATCAGAGAGCTGCCGACGCCgttgctgacacacacacacctgtccaCCTTCTGCTCTGTCCTGG GCGTGTCCTCTGAGGCCCACCAGGTCCaggctctgcagctcctcctcctgctccttccTGAAGCTCACAGAAACACGCTGAGG GCCCTACTTCTCTTCCTCCGGAAGGTGGTCTCTCATCAGGACCACAACCGGATGTCTCTGTGGAACGTCTCCATGGTGATGGCTCCCAACTTGTTCACTCGCCATAACCATAGAAACAAGCGCTCCATCACCAAGCagaaggaggagatggaggaggcGATGGGCGGAGCACGGCTGATCGGACTCATGATCCGGCACCAGGACCTGCTGTGGACC CTCCCGAGGTTTCTCCTGGCCCAGGTGAGACAGATGAACCAGGCGTCCAGTCAGAGACAGTTCAACCTGAGCAGGACAACGTCCCGACTGCTGAGGAGGAAGAATGACAAGAACGACAGGAACCTG GTCGGCGAGCTGTCTGAAGGGGTCATCCGGGTTCACGCGCCGCTGCACACCAAGGTTTCCATGGCGATCCAACTCGACGAACAGACGACCGCCAGAGACGTGACGACCCGCTTCCAGTCCGAGTCCAG CCCCGCCCAACACCTGTACGAGGTCGGAGGAAACATCTGTAAGTAtcctgatgacatcatcacctTCAGTTGTCTGAGGAACACCTGGAcacctgtctgtctctgtctcccTGTCAGATGA
- the zbtb14 gene encoding zinc finger and BTB domain-containing protein 14, protein MTETVKYVDDEHKSIFLKLLNEQRLEGEHCDIAVVVEDVKFRAHRCVLAACSNYFKKLFKKHEVDNSSVIEIDFIRSDIFEEVLNYMYTAKISVKKKDVNLMMSSGQILGIRFLDKLCSQKRDVSSDDKEKFPYDIVKMALPPEAQLAADSEELGEHDDAPGADDLVEASTNQELDKSPNAALHVQEAILKELTNEDVHKVSCYDQDVVTEMEAEPKELGAEHHATQTLTFTDSIGEVKDEAAPGWSAAAADMKFEYLLYGHREQLACQVCGKTFLDESRLRKHEKLHSAERPFACEICSKAFTTHAHLKEHLKIHTGFKPYRCDVCGKSFIRAPDLKKHERVHSNERPFACQMCDKAFKHKSHLKDHERRHRGEKPFVCPSCTKAFAKASDLKRHENNMHSERKQLNPLQSDTETLQAAAMAAEEQHLENISCS, encoded by the exons ATGACGGAGACGGTGAAGTACGTGGACGATGAACACAAGAGCATCTTCCTGAAGCTGCTGAACGAGCAGCGGCTGGAGGGCGAGCACTGCGACATCGCCGTGGTGGTCGAAGACGTCAAGTTCCGCGCTCACCGCTGCGTCCTGGCCGCCTGCTCCAACTACTTCAAGAAGCTCTTCAAGAAGCACGAG GTGGACAACTCGTCCGTCATCGAGATCGACTTCATCCGCTCCGACATCTTTGAGGAGGTCCTGAACTACATGTACACGGCTAAGATCTCCGTCAAGAAGAAGGACGTCAACCTGATGATGTCATCGGGACAGATCCTCGGCATCCGCTTCCTGGACAAGCTCTGCTCCCAG AAGCGTGACGTGTCGTCAGACGACAAGGAGAAGTTCCCGTATGACATCGTAAAGATGGCGCTGCCCCCTGAAGCCCAGCTGGCTGCAGACTCTGAG GAGCTGGGCGAGCACGATGACGCGCCGGGCGCAGACGACCTGGTGGAGGCATCCACCAATCAGGAGCTGGACAAGTCTCCCAACGCTGCACTGCACGTGCAGGAAGCCATCTTGAAGGAGCTGACCAATGAGGATGTTCACAAG gtgtcctgctaCGACCAGGACGTGGTGACGGAGATGGAGGCGGAGCCTAAGGAGCTTGGGGCGGAGCATCACGCCACCCAGACGCTGACCTTCACGGACAGCATAGGCGAGGTGAAGGACGAGGCGGCGCCCGGCTGGTCGGCCGCCGCCGCCGACATGAAGTTCGAGTACCTGCTGTACGGACACCGCGAGCAGCTGGCCTGCCAGGTGTGTGGGAAGACCTTCCTGGACGAGAGCAGACTCAG GAAACACGAGAAGCTGCACTCGGCAGAGCGGCCTTTCGCCTGTGAGATCTGCTCCAAGGCCTTCACCACACACGCTCACCTGAAAG AACACCTGAAGATCCACACGGGCTTCAAGCCCTACAGGTGTGACGTTTGTGGGAAGTCGTTCATTCGAGCTCCGGACCTGAAGAAACATGAGCGAGTCCACAGCAACGAGAGGCCCTTCGCCTGCCAGATGTGTGACAAG GCCTTTAAACACAAGTCTCACCTGAAGGACCACGAGAGGAGACACCGAGGAGAGAAACCTTTTGTCTGTCCGTCCTGCACCAAGGCCTTCGCCAAG GCGTCGGACCTGAAGCGCCATGAGAACAACATGCACAGCGAGAGGAAGCAGCTGAACCCGCTGCAGAGCGACACGGAGACGCTGCAGGCCGCCGCCATGGCTGCCGAGGAGCAGCACCTGGAGAACATCAGCTGCTCCTAA
- the LOC116712312 gene encoding guanine nucleotide-binding protein G(olf) subunit alpha-like isoform X1, with protein MGCLGGKTDEERLDEKAKREANKKIEKQLQKERQAYKATHRLLLLGAGESGKSTIVKQMRILHVDGFNAEEKQQKIQDIRKNVKDAIVTIVSAMSALTPPVPLGNPGNQFRVDYIKSISPLSDFDYTEDFFEHTQKLWEDDGIKACFERSNEYQLIDCAKYFLDRLDSVRKTDYTPTDQDLLRCRVLTSGIFETRFQVDKVNFHMFDVGGQRDERRKWIQCFNDVTAIIFVAASSSYNMVIREDNSTNRLRESLDLFRSIWTNRFLKTISVILFLNKQDVLADKILAGKSKLEDYFPEYTNYQVPPESVPDVGEDPKVTRAKFFIRDEFLRISTASADGKHYCYPHFTCAIDTENIRRVFNDCRDIIQRMHLRQYELL; from the exons ATGGGTTGTTTAGGCGGGAAGACGGACGAAGAGCGACTCGACGAAAAGGCCAAAAGAGAAGCGAACAAGAAGATCGAGAAGCAGCTGCAGAAGGAGAGACAAGCGTACAAAGCAACACaccgcctgctgctgctgg GTGCAGGAGAATCAGGTAAAAGCACCATCGTGAAGCAGATGAGGATTCTCCATGTGGACGGTTTCAACGCTGA agagaagcagcagaagaTCCAGGACATCAGGAAGAACGTGAAGGATGCCATCGTG ACCATTGTGTCGGCCATGAGCGCGCTGACTCCGCCCGTCCCTCTGGGTAACCCTGGCAACCAGTTCAGAGTGGACTACATAAAGAGCATCTCTCCGCTTTCAGACTTCGATTACACGGAG GACTTCTTTGAGCACACCCAGAAGCTGTGGGAGGACGACGGCATCAAGGCGTGCTTTGAACGCTCCAATGAATACCAGCTGATCGACTGCGCCAAGTA CTTCCTGGACCGGTTGGACTCTGTCAGGAAGACAGACTACACGCCTACTGACCAG gaCTTGCTGCGCTGCAGGGTGCTGACATCTGGGATTTTTGAGACCAGGTTTCAGGTGGACAAAGTCAACTTCCA tatgTTTGATGTAGGAGGTCAGAGGGATGAGCGCAGGAAGTGGATCCAGTGCTTCAACG ATGTGACGGCCATCATCTTCGTAGCGGCCAGCAGCAGCTACAACATGGTCATCAGGGAGGACAACTCCACCAACCGCCTCAGAGAGTCCCTGGACCTGTTCAGGTCCATCTGGACCAACAG gTTCCTGAAGACCATCTCTGTGATTCTGTTCCTCAACAAGCAGGACGTCCTGGCTGACAAGATCCTGGCCGGGAAGTCCAAGCTGGAAGATTATTTCCCAGAATATACCAACTACCAGGTTCCTCCTGAGT CTGTTCCAGATGTCGGCGAAGACCCCAAAGTGACCCGAGCAAAGTTCTTCATCAGAGACGAGTTCCTG AGGATCAGCACGGCCAGCGCTGACGGGAAACATTACTGCTACCCTCACTTCACCTGCGCCATCGACACGGAGAACATCCGCCGCGTCTTCAACGACTGTCGTGACATCATCCAGCGCATGCACCTGCGTCAGTACGAgctgctgtga
- the LOC116712312 gene encoding guanine nucleotide-binding protein G(olf) subunit alpha-like isoform X2 translates to MGCLGGKTDEERLDEKAKREANKKIEKQLQKERQAYKATHRLLLLGESGKSTIVKQMRILHVDGFNAEEKQQKIQDIRKNVKDAIVTIVSAMSALTPPVPLGNPGNQFRVDYIKSISPLSDFDYTEDFFEHTQKLWEDDGIKACFERSNEYQLIDCAKYFLDRLDSVRKTDYTPTDQDLLRCRVLTSGIFETRFQVDKVNFHMFDVGGQRDERRKWIQCFNDVTAIIFVAASSSYNMVIREDNSTNRLRESLDLFRSIWTNRFLKTISVILFLNKQDVLADKILAGKSKLEDYFPEYTNYQVPPESVPDVGEDPKVTRAKFFIRDEFLRISTASADGKHYCYPHFTCAIDTENIRRVFNDCRDIIQRMHLRQYELL, encoded by the exons ATGGGTTGTTTAGGCGGGAAGACGGACGAAGAGCGACTCGACGAAAAGGCCAAAAGAGAAGCGAACAAGAAGATCGAGAAGCAGCTGCAGAAGGAGAGACAAGCGTACAAAGCAACACaccgcctgctgctgctgg GAGAATCAGGTAAAAGCACCATCGTGAAGCAGATGAGGATTCTCCATGTGGACGGTTTCAACGCTGA agagaagcagcagaagaTCCAGGACATCAGGAAGAACGTGAAGGATGCCATCGTG ACCATTGTGTCGGCCATGAGCGCGCTGACTCCGCCCGTCCCTCTGGGTAACCCTGGCAACCAGTTCAGAGTGGACTACATAAAGAGCATCTCTCCGCTTTCAGACTTCGATTACACGGAG GACTTCTTTGAGCACACCCAGAAGCTGTGGGAGGACGACGGCATCAAGGCGTGCTTTGAACGCTCCAATGAATACCAGCTGATCGACTGCGCCAAGTA CTTCCTGGACCGGTTGGACTCTGTCAGGAAGACAGACTACACGCCTACTGACCAG gaCTTGCTGCGCTGCAGGGTGCTGACATCTGGGATTTTTGAGACCAGGTTTCAGGTGGACAAAGTCAACTTCCA tatgTTTGATGTAGGAGGTCAGAGGGATGAGCGCAGGAAGTGGATCCAGTGCTTCAACG ATGTGACGGCCATCATCTTCGTAGCGGCCAGCAGCAGCTACAACATGGTCATCAGGGAGGACAACTCCACCAACCGCCTCAGAGAGTCCCTGGACCTGTTCAGGTCCATCTGGACCAACAG gTTCCTGAAGACCATCTCTGTGATTCTGTTCCTCAACAAGCAGGACGTCCTGGCTGACAAGATCCTGGCCGGGAAGTCCAAGCTGGAAGATTATTTCCCAGAATATACCAACTACCAGGTTCCTCCTGAGT CTGTTCCAGATGTCGGCGAAGACCCCAAAGTGACCCGAGCAAAGTTCTTCATCAGAGACGAGTTCCTG AGGATCAGCACGGCCAGCGCTGACGGGAAACATTACTGCTACCCTCACTTCACCTGCGCCATCGACACGGAGAACATCCGCCGCGTCTTCAACGACTGTCGTGACATCATCCAGCGCATGCACCTGCGTCAGTACGAgctgctgtga
- the LOC116712312 gene encoding guanine nucleotide-binding protein G(olf) subunit alpha-like isoform X3 produces the protein MRILHVDGFNAEEKQQKIQDIRKNVKDAIVTIVSAMSALTPPVPLGNPGNQFRVDYIKSISPLSDFDYTEDFFEHTQKLWEDDGIKACFERSNEYQLIDCAKYFLDRLDSVRKTDYTPTDQDLLRCRVLTSGIFETRFQVDKVNFHMFDVGGQRDERRKWIQCFNDVTAIIFVAASSSYNMVIREDNSTNRLRESLDLFRSIWTNRFLKTISVILFLNKQDVLADKILAGKSKLEDYFPEYTNYQVPPESVPDVGEDPKVTRAKFFIRDEFLRISTASADGKHYCYPHFTCAIDTENIRRVFNDCRDIIQRMHLRQYELL, from the exons ATGAGGATTCTCCATGTGGACGGTTTCAACGCTGA agagaagcagcagaagaTCCAGGACATCAGGAAGAACGTGAAGGATGCCATCGTG ACCATTGTGTCGGCCATGAGCGCGCTGACTCCGCCCGTCCCTCTGGGTAACCCTGGCAACCAGTTCAGAGTGGACTACATAAAGAGCATCTCTCCGCTTTCAGACTTCGATTACACGGAG GACTTCTTTGAGCACACCCAGAAGCTGTGGGAGGACGACGGCATCAAGGCGTGCTTTGAACGCTCCAATGAATACCAGCTGATCGACTGCGCCAAGTA CTTCCTGGACCGGTTGGACTCTGTCAGGAAGACAGACTACACGCCTACTGACCAG gaCTTGCTGCGCTGCAGGGTGCTGACATCTGGGATTTTTGAGACCAGGTTTCAGGTGGACAAAGTCAACTTCCA tatgTTTGATGTAGGAGGTCAGAGGGATGAGCGCAGGAAGTGGATCCAGTGCTTCAACG ATGTGACGGCCATCATCTTCGTAGCGGCCAGCAGCAGCTACAACATGGTCATCAGGGAGGACAACTCCACCAACCGCCTCAGAGAGTCCCTGGACCTGTTCAGGTCCATCTGGACCAACAG gTTCCTGAAGACCATCTCTGTGATTCTGTTCCTCAACAAGCAGGACGTCCTGGCTGACAAGATCCTGGCCGGGAAGTCCAAGCTGGAAGATTATTTCCCAGAATATACCAACTACCAGGTTCCTCCTGAGT CTGTTCCAGATGTCGGCGAAGACCCCAAAGTGACCCGAGCAAAGTTCTTCATCAGAGACGAGTTCCTG AGGATCAGCACGGCCAGCGCTGACGGGAAACATTACTGCTACCCTCACTTCACCTGCGCCATCGACACGGAGAACATCCGCCGCGTCTTCAACGACTGTCGTGACATCATCCAGCGCATGCACCTGCGTCAGTACGAgctgctgtga
- the sycp2l gene encoding synaptonemal complex protein 2-like codes for MKKKEAARSDGGAGRSENSPSSQLNSPELWGSSVRPPGSPVRFLKIELFRLNLNNLFLSQFELQVDDCLLRGDSSLLVSLLHYEGLTSSTLTRLHLLVTKELRSRAFCRVLVVLKSVSILSENKEDLETLVNLGLTAKVMLWFEAVHDLLTSDLQEGSTTLMALTEEFFDYFLLLAQASPPAAQLSVLLLHLAHLALEAGVHFPLRLEAIRTFNSILESLSRQQRRLIQNDQNQNLTQLAAAVVTVGDYEFQVSLLEALCRLTPRREREQRANQWFDSSDIRSTFCDIRDADFEVDCRRFLNFINCCHGDQRRVYSFPCLRAFLSSTQLFRPKDEKLDKFWIDFNVGSGCVSFFIDDCQGFLWGSIHLQMEDVDYYSLKFKQNETVLCVRLTNPIMHLNTRSYVVELTFDPEHQQELEEAAGRVFNKQASPSGAGGAVQTSPSADTHTARFYSRKKPPSKSQLKILPLSSPSSEDESTSLKPMASNRAEVLFDQIVHSTPKFSSRSEQPGAERGWSFGPSERISPVSGSAAFQPPLDPPDGADDSEVHLSNLEEPPSGDLQGAELQTMQHLTEGLEEGSSSPSNKENLRKREAADSGYLSDQAEGVTASKRKAEPLQDWAESELPMKAEGAELAVEEDLQSEGAKQKAEPESHLTSDITAAFKSFKAQLEQRFTGCWQEVQAEVLGSLRDCQQHVSSLLTAVHQHRLSLLQRFESSVTDHLKQLEENSISLNSMDSEILTFFHSEMEQLSSFCQEHLKKLKNLDSDQLRTKHSTNR; via the exons atgaagaagaaagaagcGGCTCGTTCGGACGGCGGCGCAGGTAGAAGTGAGAACAG CCCGTCATCACAGCTGAACTCCCCAGAGCTCTGGGGTTCCTCGGTTCGGCCACCAGGTTCCCCGGTTCGGTTCCTCAAA ATTGAATTATTCAGATTAAATCTGAATAATCTGTTTCTGTCCCAGTTTGAGCTTCAGGTGGACGACTGTCTGCTCCGTGGAGACTCGTCTCTACTCGTTTCTCTGCTTCACTATGAAGGACTGACCAGCTCCACCCTCACCAGGCTGCACCTCCTGGTTACCAAG GAGCTGCGCAGCAGGGCGTTCTGCAGGGTTCTGGTCGTGTTGAAATCTGTATCGATTCTGTCGGAGAACAAGGAAGACCTGGAGACTCTGGTCAACCTCGGCCTGACTGCTAAG GTGATGCTATGGTTCGAAGCTGTTCACGACTTGCTGACCTCCGACCTCCAAGAAGGCTCCACCACCCTGATGGCCCTCACAGAGGAGTTCTTTGACTACTTCCTG CTCCTGGCCCAGGCGTCTCCTCCAG CTGCCCAGCTGTCCGTGCTGCTGCTTCACCTGGCTCACCTGGCTCTGGAGGCCGGAGTTCACTTCCCTCTGCGACTGGAG GCCATCAGAACCTTCAACAGCATCCTGGAGTCCCTGAGCAGGCAGCAGAGGAGGCTGATCCAGaacgaccagaaccagaacct GACTCAGCTGGCAGCTGCTGTTGTGACGGTTGGAG ACTACGAGTTTCAGGTCAGCCTCTTGGAGGCGCTGTGTCGCCTTACGCCGCGCAGAGAGCGTGAGCAGAGAGCCAATCAGTGGTTCGACAGCAGTGACATCAGATCCACCTTCTGTGACATCAGAGATGCCGACTTTGAGGTG GACTGCAGACGCTTCCTGAACTTCATTaactgttgccatggagaccagAGGAG AGTGTACAGCTTCCCCTGCCTGAGGGCCTTCCTCAGCTCCACGCAG TTGTTCCGACCCAAAGATGAAAAATTGGACAAGTTCTGGATTGATTTCAACGTGGGTTCGGGATGTGTGAGCTTTTTCATCGATGACTGTCAG GGTTTTCTCTGGGGGTCCATCCACCTGCAGATGGAGGACGTGGATTATTACAGTCTGAAGTTCAAACAAAACG AGACGGTCCTCTGTGTCAGGCTGACCAATCCCATCATGCACCTGAACACCAGAAGTTACGTGGTggagctgacctttgaccctgaacaCCAGCAAGAGCTGGAGGAGGCCGCAGGGAGAGTCTTCAAT AAACAGGCGAGTCCATCCGGCGCCGGAGGAGCGGTCCAGACCTCGCCCTCTGCAGACACGCACACGGCTCGGTTCTACAGCCGCAAGAAGCCGCCAAGCAAGAGTCAGCTGAAGA TTCTACCGCTGTCGTCTCCAAGCAGCGAGGACGAGTCCACCTCACTGAAG cctaTGGCTTCAAACCGAGCCGAAGTTCTGTTTGACCAGATCGTTCACTCCACTCCTAAGTTCAGCAGTCGGTCAGAGCAACCCGGCGCTGAGCGGGGCTGGTCTTTTGGTCCATCAGAGAGAATCTCTCCAGTTTCTGGTTCAGCTGCTTTCCAGCCACCGTTGGATCCGCCTGATGGAGCCGACGATTCAGAAGTTCACCTGTCGAACCTGGAAGAGCCCCCATCAGGTGACCTgcagggggcggagcttcagacGATGCAGCACCTGACAGAGGGACTTGAAGAAGGAAGCAGCTCTCCCTCTAACAAG GAAAACCTGAGGAAAAGAGAAGCTGCAGATTCAG GCTACCTGTCAGACCAGGCCGAGGGCGTCACCGCCTCCAAGAGGAAGGCGGAGCCTCTGCAGGACTGGGCGGAGTCTGAGTTGCCAATGAAAG CAGAGGGGGCGGAGCTAGCAGTGGAGGAGGATCTTCAGAGTGAGGGGGCGAAGCAGAAGGCGGAGCCAGAGTCACACCTGACATCTGACATCACTGCTGCGTTCAAGTCCTTCAAAGCCCAGCTGGAGCAGCGCTTCACC GGCTGCTGGCAGGAGGTCCAAGCTGAGGTTCTCGGGTCCCTGAGGGACTGTCAGCAGCACGTGTCCTCACTGCTCACGGCTGTCCACCAGCACAG gttgtCGTTGCTGCAGCGGTTTGAAAGCAGTGTAACGGATCATCtgaagcagctggaggagaacTCCATCAGTCTGAACTCCATGGACTCTGAGATTCTG ACGTTCTTCCACTCTGAGATGGAGCAGCTCAGTTCGTTCTGTCAAGAACATCTAAAGAA GTTGAAGAATCTCGACTCCGACCAGCTGAGGACGAAACATTCAACCAACCGTTGA